The genomic window tcctcggcctccttgccgCCCTCGAGCTGGTCGTGCgcgcgcttcttcttgggcgacGCAACCTGATCCTTCAGGTCGCTGTCTGGCGCATCAGAGGCATTGGCCGTGTCGGAGCCATCTGCAGCCGACGGTGTTGTATCGGAGATGGATGACTGCTTAAGCTCCCGACGAGCAGCGCGGGTCTCGGCGtcttccttggtctcgatgtTGAGGGGCTCGTTCTTGGGGCTGGCGTCGGGTGCGtcgtcggccatggcggGCTGGCTGTGCGGCTCGGCGGGCGTGATGACGGCGGGACTGACGAGGGCACGAACGAGATTGATTGCTAGCTGATCGGGTACGGCAGAGATAGATGGTTTCACGCTCGTTTCGTTACTGGATCTGCGATCGAATAAGAAGCGGCAGACGGGGTTTGGTCGTGCTCCTGCTAGAGTCAAGGAATGATGCGATGTGTTGGTCTCGAGACCAGGCTTCGCGGGTTGTGTGAGTTGGGTCTTCGTCAATGCTGGACTAGGTACGAAGGTCGGCTGGCGGTTGAGGACTTGAGCGCTCTCCTCCAATCAAGAGAATGTAGAGTCGCCGACGTCAAAATAACCAAAACCAAACTAGACCTTCACCGCCCAcgcctggcctggcctggctgggctggcgcCTGCGCCGGAAGGAGGGGTAATCAATCTCAGCCCCCAAAAGAGGAAACGGGGACGAACAACAGGGTGATAGATCGTTTGGTTCTATGTATGATAAAAGGGCAGACATTAAGAAAGATGGATGTACTCGTAATTGGAGATcggggggagggggaggtcGACACAGGGAGTATGTACCTTGAGCTAATCTACCAGCCGTCCATTGTTCCCCAGCACCTCGGCCAGGGCGTCTCGTCGGGTCCCTTGCCTTAGCCCATGGCCAGTGGCTGTGAATGGCTCACATCGCCAATCTCCAAGCCGCCCGttcgtcgtcttctgctGCGGCAGGGGTTCTAGCATGCTTGGATCCTTGAATCCATGGAGGCAGCTCGCCGGGGAAGACGGGAGACAGGGCGGTGTGGGATAGATGGCAAGCTTGAATAAGTCAGTGGCAAGCTCACCGTGGAGCAGCATGGACAGTGACCTGCTCGTCATTGAGCTTCTCACAGACGATCAAGCTTGTTCCCTTTGCATACCGTGTCCACCAAGATGCGTTGCGCCTCGGAAAATAACATGCGCATGTTTCACTTCAAATTCTAAAAGTAGGTACGAGATAACAATGAATACAAATTCCCAACGAGATACAGAAAGTCCTTGGTGTCTGTCATCTGACGACACTTGTTCGACCGCGTCCAACACCACAGTTCTAGTAGAATCCCTTTTCATCACAATAAAAGTACATGAGCCAGATTTTAAACCTCGAGAGCTCGAAACCACCCTTTCCGTGCCCCGACAAACCAGAAGCAAGCATCCTCTCAAAGACGAGGGGGGGTTTAGCTGATGAAGCACAAGCAACCCAGGCCGAGGTAAAATACGAGCAGCGGGTAGACAGCAATGGCCACTCGGTTCTTCACCACACCGCTTCCGCCCAGGATGCTAACACCGGCGGCAAGGGACCAGGCAATCAGAATAATGTAGACGGGGATGCGGGCAATCCAGTGGAGGCCCAGGGCAGACATCAACGCGGCGAGGACCAGAGGGAATAGGGTATAACCAATGATGCAGACGCTCTGGGCAAAGGAACTGCATGACATGTTAGCAAATCCACAACACATGCAAAGGGAACTTGGGTCAAGACGAACATGTTGCCTCCCAGAAGCTTGATCTGCAATGTTACCACAGCTTCGCCCAGCCAGATCATGGCAAAGACACCGCTGAACACGGCATCCCTTTGATCGCCGCGAGCAGTGAAGCTCAGGAGAAGACTGAGAAGAAGACAGAAGATGAGAGGGCCCCAGAGGTCCCAGTCGCGTAGACCAGGGGTCATGTTGCTCTGGAGCAGAGCCTCAGCATCCACCATACGGCTCGCCAGTCCGGTCAGCTCCTCTCTCGTGCCCGAGATACCGGCACCACGGATGTTGGAGTACGCGCCGCGCAGACCTCCCTCGGAATCGAACATGGTGCCGCCCAAGAGGTAGCGCGGGTACAGAACCTCCCTCAGCTTGGCCCATACGGCAAGTAGGTCGCGACGCAGGGTGTCCCAAACTGACTCGTCAATTGTGTTCTGGGGGGCTCGTCGGTCTTCTCCGGGGATTCGGGAGGTGAGATAGCCTTCGTTCAGTGGTTGCGATGATGAACTGGAGCCGATGTTGCCTGACAGAGGCTGACGGGATGAATTGGTCGCAAGGGGGTCGTCGAAATCGTTGAGATCGGCTATGCTGGTGTGAGCTTCCACAAGCACTCAAAGAATCCCCTGCTTCAAAATCTAGCTGAAGCAAAGATAGTAGCCACATACCATCATCGGGGTCAATCAgatcgtcgtcctcatcctccagggGTGGGTTGGCATAGTGCCCTCGAGCGCTGGACGCGGACATGGTTTAAGCTGTCTGTGAGGGTGGTGGAGATTCGGTGATGATTCGTAGGTTGAAGACGGTCGCGGGGCTGTCTTCAGAGTCTCGCGATTCTCCTCGTGTCGGCTTTTCGCTGCGGTCGACGCTCGACGATGTCGCGGCTTTGATGGTTGAAAGTTGCTGAGCGTGGAGCTGACGTATCGCCCTCTGCGAAACTTCCACGGTTGCCTCTACAGAAACAACCCCTTGACGAAGAGTGGCCCAAGCTTCTAATTGGCCACAACCAATCACATGCGTCCGCCAACCCAAACGGGACACGGTACGTACATTCCCATCATCCCTCGAAATCCAATGCTAAGACTTTGTACTCCAGTCCAGTGCCTTACCAAAACCAAAGAATCCGCGCCTTACctctttgactgcgcgaaggctcccaTTAGGTATCTTGCCGGGATCTCAGCCAATTATAAATGGCATCTCACTTCCCTCACCCAAATCGAGATATAGGACTAACATATTACCACGCAGCTACAGAGCGACTCAAATAGTGACCTAGTAGTGGAGACTGGTACCGTGtgggagccttcgcgcagtcaaagagacAGCACGGAGACCAATGCTAGCTAGATATTTCATTGGCTACCTTCTTGGTAGGGCTGTATTGGTGGAGGATGGACATCGACAGCAAACCCACTCCGTCTCACATCACGATCGATTCCCAGGAACGAAATACTTAAAACACACAATTATCATTTCCGCTATCGCTCGAATATTATGGGTATCTAGGACAAATTCTAAGAGTTCATCACTTGTAACAAACACTGCACCCGTCCCGGGCAGCTCCCTCGAATCCAGGGTTTCCAATTCTGCTGGggacgatgaggagcagCATCAAGACGCCAACTTCTATGCTCGTCATACTTCATTACATTACCTTCCTTGTCCTTTGACCTCTTGTTTTCCAAAATTGTGCATTAATACCACCTGTAACGATGGTGCTGGGGGTCCTCGGCCAGTGTCGAGGGTATCTGAGAGCTCCCCAGTCTTTGGTGCACGTCACTCCACCCGTTCAGTGGCGGAAGTGTTGTACCCATGTAATCCGAAGGAGCCGTCGCTCTCGGGTCCATCTGCTCTCTGTAGCAATAATCCTGTGCCAGCGCTTCCTGGCTTTGCTGAAAGGCTGATGGTTGCGAGTACCATTGGTTTCCACGGTTTCCATAGCCATTCAGGGAATAGTTCTCATATCCCATGCCAGATGTGTTGCGACTTCCAGGCCCATCCGCATGATAGCCTGTAGATAATGAATCACGTCGCATGAATTGCACCCCTTGTTGTTGGCGCTCTCTCGCCCAACGTTGAGCGGCTTGATTCTCAGGGCCTTGATAGGATGTTTGCGCTGCAGCAGGATCCCAAACGGGAAGACCATCTGGTGGCTGAGACTCTCCCATTGGTTGGCCGTGACTGTATGAGGCCAGATTCCCATTTATTCCCACGAGAGCCCAGGCGAACACAGCGACATCTCGAATAGACCGCATCAATTGGTCGATCGGGGGACCTCCCGCAGCTTTGACGTTCTCTCGGAGTGGCATGTGCTGCGGCAGCAGTGGAGGTCGAAAGTTGTACAACACTTCTGGTGGACACTGAGGTTGGATGGGTTGCTGGCCCCACGGAGCGGCAAAGAGGCCGTTGTCGAAATGCGAGGGGACTAAGGGAGGGTGTAGATTCGGGATCTGGGGTCTTGCTCGACGCAGGATGACGACAAGCCCATCAGAAGTGCACGAAACAACCGCCTCCAACTCGACAGACGGGGCAAGCCGCTGTCTTGGCTGGCTGCGCGCTCTTCGAGGGCTAGGAGTAGAGCGTTCCATTGGTCTCGGGGATTGCGGTGTGGGAGGTGTTCGGTAGCCGTCAGTCTGGGAGATGGAAGCCATAGCTGCTGAGCTTGCAGTTCGTGATTCGAATGATGACTCGTCATTCAAGGAACCACTGTCTTGCATCTCGACGTCTGCCTCGACCTTGATCGGAGGGCTTGGCTGCTGGTTAGAGTCAAGATCCATGGCTCTATCCAACTTCACGCCACCTCCTTCCGAATCGCTGGACCGTCGACTTTCAGGCAGATGGTTTGGTTTCTTTGGTGTTAAAGACCCGTGTCCTGATGTGCTTTGGTTTCGAGGTGGTGTGATAGAGTCCTCCTCAAAttgctcctcttcctcctcagcgTCATCTCCGTCGTCTAAttcgtcgtcgctggctTCGTTCTCAAAGTCTTCCGGTCTTCGAGGGTCTCTTGACCAGAAGCGCAGATACGCAATCGAGTCGTTGGCTTTGGCACTTTCAAGACATTTGAAAGCGTCGTCCAGTGAGCTTTCTCGGATGCATTCATAGAAGCTCTTGTGCTGAACTTGGTCGGCAGACACACCAAGGATAGAGGCAATGGCTTCGGTAGCGAACATGACAGTCAGGGTCCGGGTGAATCGGTTCAAGATAAGGGCCGCTCGAGGCTCGCGCTCCATCGGTGACATCTTGAATTTAGGCGACAGGTGCTCCAACATATGGTAACGCGGGTCTCGGGGGGAACAAGAAAAGATGCGTCGAATCTGCGGTGCTTCGATAGCACGCCCTGTATCTCGGGTTAGTTTCTGCCGCATGACAGTATTGACCGAGCATGGCAGCTTGATCCATCAAGAAACATACTCTCGCTCTTTTCACCCCGGCGGTAGATACTGGTACATGCGACGAGGACATCGTGGACGATGGTGAAACAGCATTCGCAGCTTACCCAGCGGCCATCGCGAGAGAGGATACGTGCATAGTGCAGGACGGCAGCCTTGTCCAGCAAGACGCCACGAGTGTGCACGGATCGGGCAAAAGGTACCTCGTCGGggtggaagaagtcgaagcTGGACCTGCCGAGCACCTCATGTGGAGTGTAGCCAAGGATGTCGATGACGGACTCGGACGCATAGAGGATATTTGCATCCGGACCCAAGTCTTGGGGGACGTGTGTTAGAGAAGTTGCATCATGGGGGCCTGGGAGTGGCCGACGCGACTCACTGTGTATTGTCATGAAAGTCTGCTCCATGAGGGGTGATGGCGCAGCAGCTGCGAGCTGTGCGGAAACAGTTTAAGTGGTCTGCCCTTGTAGTACCTCACCGACGCAGATCAAAGGGAGGAGTGTCAGGTGCTGGCTTATACCGCTCGACCTCCAGAGACGTTCTCTCAAAAGGTATTAAGGGCGAAAGCAAGCtgcaacgcaacgcaacgcgGGGGACTCGACCGGCAACGAATAAGACCAGAGTCGAGGGAGGATTTGAAAATGTGGTGTAAGTGGGTTGAAGCTCCAACCATGGATATGTATAACCCGCTAACCCAAGGCTGTTTCTTTTGGTGTCAACTGCCAAGAGTGGATCCAGTCGGCAGTAGGACCAGGACCAGCCCGGAGGCTTCTGGGCACAAGGGACGTGACGGGCCTGGCAGGGGGAGGGTTTGAGTGACAGGGGCAGGCAATGACGGCCGAGACCCCGGAAGACGCGGGAAAAGGGACCAGAAGCCAGAGGGTCAAGCAAGGGTGGGCGGCGTCGGGGGATGGTCAGGGTGATTACTGATCCGTGGCGGTGCGGGCTGCGGGTACGGGAGGTTGGAGGTGGACGAAGCTACCGCAATGTGACAGCTCAAGGGACGTCGAATCGTCGAGTCTAGCAGTCTTGGGGTGGGAAAAGTCTTGGTACAGTACGGGACGGGAATTGGATGGAAGGGGAGGAAAAaagggtggtggtggcttgTCCGAGAAGTGTTGTTTTCTCGCGGCGTCTGCGAAGGGAAGGGCAGGGGAATGGGGAGATGAGAGTGGGTTTATGTGTCTGCGCGTGTGCGggcagcgcagcgcagcgaACAACAATAATTGAGCAAGacaggaagagatggaggcgaAGGATGATTGATGGCGGGGACACCTCCAGCAGCGAAATTGATGACGACCGGGGTCTGTGGGAATCCAAATATGTCGGCAGGTAACTAGGAAGACACCAGAGCCGGAGCGACGAGCATCCGGGGGACGAGAGACGACAGCAGCAAGTAGGAGAGCAGCCAAATGAGGTCTGTCAACAGGGAGTAAAATCTGAAAAATGAGATCTTTGTTCGTGGCTCGACCAGGGCCTGGTCGGCCAAGTGAGAAGTCAGATGGAAATTGCGGTCGCGGAAATGTGCAGCTGGACAGGGCGAAGGGTCGGTCGGTTGACAAGGTCGCACGCCTTTGACCTCGACGTCTCGAGTCTGGTctcttgttttgttttgtttgttttGTTCTGTTCTGTTTCTTTAATGCTGGCTTGCTGCCGTATCCCTCTCTTTGCTACCCGCCAGAGACGACCGTGTCGAGAAAACGTCTGAAAACGCCTTCAACGACAGGGCTATCGTCATGTCAAGCAGCAGCGCAGCATACGaagcagcggcagcagcataTAGATGGATGCCAGCAGGTTCCACCTCCAGCCATGTACTATGTACGCAAGCGCTCGCGCGCGTTACGTGCAAGGTACAACCCACAAAGGCACAGGATGTTGCTTgcagcgatgatgaggaagccCCGACGTTTCTCGGATGCACCCTCGACCCTCGTCACGCTTGGTCGTAGCCCGGGCTCGGCGAAGGGCTGTTGGAGCCTTTAGGGAACGGCGAGAGGCTGCAGGGCAGGGGGATTTGCTTTCTTCGTGGCTTGACAGAAACGAGGGTGTCAAGGATAGCTTGTAAGTGGAGGGCGGGGATGTTCAAGGTCCCATCAGGGTGCGTTGCGTCGTCGTTTGGGAAAAGCAAAGAAGCAATCAATCAATGGATTCGGATGGGGGGAGTCGGAGACAAGATAAAACGCCAGCTGCCAGGAGGAAGGAGCAAGGTCAACGGCCTGTTATTAGCAAAAAGGATCAAGGGCACCAGAGCACGGCTTCATTGCTTCACCATTGGCAGCAGCTCTGCGACGGCTCTCATGATCCAGGCAGGGCCCGTGCAAGCGAGGATCGACAAGCAGGCAAATCCCATTTTCGCTTCCACTTCTCGCTAGTAATTGGACGTCTTTTTTGGCTTTGGCCTTGACAAGcgggggatggatgggtggattgatggatggatggggatgggggatGAGCAATGACGTTGAGCACAATGACGAGACAAGACGGAATTGGCAGGCCGATCATGGCTTGATGGAGGGGCGGCCTAAAACCGCCGATGTTACGGTAGACGACGACTGAGATTGTCGAGATCGCAACAACCCCAAATCTACACCAGAATCGAGAGCCTGCCATGCAATTGCCTTGTGATTGATGATGTGCAATACGCAACAATGCCTCGGATCATGTACGCTGCTGCACTTTGACCTTCCCATCCCAGCATGAGGCATGCGTCTTTTACCACTCTGCATCGAGATGGACAAAGAAAAGACGAGACCCAAGCCAAGGGCGAACAAGACGAAGCGGGCCCATCTTTCGGTGAAGGCTCTCCCGCAGTATCTTTTACGACAGATCCAGCCTGCCCAGTCGCATCTGCATCTTACACCGCATCTAACCAGTCCATCCATGCAGTCTAGAGACTGTTGTCTGCATCCAGTTGTGTTGTTGGGGCAAGCAAGCACCTCCAGGGATGGAGCATGTTCAGCCGGATGGAGGCGTGGTAGAGTGGTACAAGACACAAACCTTTTTGTCCGTCTCAGCAGGAgcaacaagagcagcagcagccaggaTGTTCGTCAACCTGCCTACACATGCCTGCTCCACGGTCAACTTGCCCAATTTGACTGTCTTTCTCCGAGGCTGTTAGGTGCTTGCTTTACGCCCTTGCTGCGGCGGACATTGCCTCCTCCGTAACTCATTAACGCCTCAATGCAACCTCATCACTCAGTCCcaacgccttcttctctgcggGACCGAAACCCGAACCGTGATGAGAACGCGGGATGGCCTCGGCCGACGGCGCCTCACCCGTAGCACTGCGGATCCTCGTGGGTGGCCGGTGGCTAGTTTCGTCCATTTTCAAGCCACATGGGCCAGCGGATGGAGGCATAATTGTCTCGTTCCTTGTCCATGGGATACAGAGGACAGACGAACGTACGTGTTGTGACCATGAAGTTGCCAGTACGGGATCTACGGTAGCGGATACAACAGTGACCCTAGAGTAACCCTCGACCAGTCAGGAAGACATTGCGAGCACGCCTACTACACGCGTTCCCACTCTCCAACACCATCGGCTGCTTCCCGCGACTAGAGCCGGACCTGTTCGTCCTGCCCTGGCATGATCGACGGCTAGGGTATCGGCAACGTCCTTAGAACGATGAAGACTTGGACAATGTCCACCCCGAAACGCCTCGGGGATTCAGACATGACTGCTCAGATTCGTCCAAACGGGGTATCCGTGTTCCTCGAGTTGAGCAATGCGGTCATTCCGgttgacctcgacaagcgGACGCGCCGAGCTGGCCCTGGTCTCGCCGTACAAGACAAGGCTAGAAGTGCTCGGGTTCGACAGAACGAGGACTCGCGTCGGCGCTGTGGCACCGGATTGGTTCAGACATCCAGTATTCTCAGTCTCCCGTCTCTGTTACTCATGACGTCAAAGAaggagacgagacaagaTGGCGCAGCGCTCCATTGTTGACTGAGATCCGGGGCTGGCACGCTCAGAATTGGCGTGCTTAACTGCTCATATATCATACCAGATCCGGATCGGACCAGATCAGATCGAGCACGCGCCCGTACGATGCTGTGATGATGTAGGTGACATTGATGCATGCCGGCAACCCTAGTCCCCTTGCTCCGCGTTCTCGAGGCTCATGGGTGCTGCTTCTGCAGATGTCCTGAGCTTCCGTGCAAAAACCTGTGGAACCCTTCAGGATCCCGAGCATCGTAGCCCACAGCCTGGTTGGTAGGTCTACGAAAAGCCTTGGACAGGCTCTGCTCAGTGCTGGCTCGAGCCGGACCTGGTCTGTATCAATACGGGCAGTCGAGTAGGCGGGGCCTTCGTGGCGCGGAATGATTGTTTACCGCACTCGCTTAGGTGTGATAAGCTCGTTGGGCCTACGGCATGATAGCGATGAGATCGAGAcgagggagggggggagaGGCTGGAATCCAGAGGAGGTGATAATTAGCCCAGATCTAATTTGACATCCATCACAGCCCAAGGCTGCGAGGTTATATTTACGTACAATGGCAGGCAGGTTTGTCTCTCTTTTGTCTTCATTGAGGCCAATCACGGTCCTTTGCTGCAGCATTTCAACGGCAGGGCGATTGGCCGTTGCTTTTTGGGTGGCACCCACCCGCTAAAGCTGCCTTTCCTGGCTGGTCAAGGACTCAAGCCCGTGCAAGCTGCCTTAGTTCGCAGTGCCGGGCAATTCCCTCAGGCAGGTACGGGGTACCTAACGTTGCCCACTAACCCTAGTACAGGCAAAGGCAGTTCTGCCTTGACCCCACTTGCCGTTGTTTCTCTGGCGGACATTGATTGACCCAGACTTCATTCTCGACCACAcgcgcatcgcatcgcgtCTCGGTTTTTGTCACAGGGATTCGATTTGATCTGATCTAGGGGTACCGTCATTCATTCTTTACTCTTTTCTTGGCCAGGCCCAGACATTCACGAATCAGATTTCGACGGAGAAGATCTTCCTGCGTGTTTGTTTCGGACAACGCCGCTCCAGTTTCTCCCTGGGGCGTCCAGCCATCAACTTTACCTCTTGAGCCTCTCATCTcaatcctccatctcagacagcagcagcctccacCACACCAGCAATCAACCGCGCAGCACGCAGCGCAGGGCCGTCTACCCCAGTACATGACATATTTGCGGAACCCCATCTCTGCCCAGGAACCCAGTCGGTAACGGCTGTAGCCGCTCATCTAGCTTGGCAACATGGCCATCGCCGACGACAATGCCTTTGAGCTCCCCAAGCTACGCTCATCATTCGGCTTCGAGGTGAGTCTTGCATACTCTGTCATTTACGATTTCATAGGCTAATGAAGGCGTTTTAGAACGACACCGAGTATCTTGAAAATGACAATGTCGCAGGTGTGTTTCCCCCTTTTCCCCAACACTGGTACAAGCCAGCACAGTCTCGCATACCGCTAACTCAGGGACTATTTTCCTGCAATCAGAGTTCTTTGATGTCAAGTTTTGTCCCTACCAACCCCTGGATGCGAGCCCCGTGTTTGCGGCAGTCAGCAAAAAGCATGTCAGTTATGCAAGGGCTATTACTTGCAAGATCAGTTCCTGATTTTCCTCTAGGTCGTCAT from Fusarium keratoplasticum isolate Fu6.1 chromosome 10, whole genome shotgun sequence includes these protein-coding regions:
- a CDS encoding Protein YIP, with protein sequence MSASSARGHYANPPLEDEDDDLIDPDDADLNDFDDPLATNSSRQPLSGNIGSSSSSQPLNEGYLTSRIPGEDRRAPQNTIDESVWDTLRRDLLAVWAKLREVLYPRYLLGGTMFDSEGGLRGAYSNIRGAGISGTREELTGLASRMVDAEALLQSNMTPGLRDWDLWGPLIFCLLLSLLLSFTARGDQRDAVFSGVFAMIWLGEAVVTLQIKLLGGNISFAQSVCIIGYTLFPLVLAALMSALGLHWIARIPVYIILIAWSLAAGVSILGGSGVVKNRVAIAVYPLLVFYLGLGCLCFIS
- a CDS encoding PAS domain-containing protein codes for the protein MEQTFMTIHNLGPDANILYASESVIDILGYTPHEVLGRSSFDFFHPDEVPFARSVHTRGVLLDKAAVLHYARILSRDGRWVSCECCFTIVHDVLVACTSIYRRGEKSERRAIEAPQIRRIFSCSPRDPRYHMLEHLSPKFKMSPMEREPRAALILNRFTRTLTVMFATEAIASILGVSADQVQHKSFYECIRESSLDDAFKCLESAKANDSIAYLRFWSRDPRRPEDFENEASDDELDDGDDAEEEEEQFEEDSITPPRNQSTSGHGSLTPKKPNHLPESRRSSDSEGGGVKLDRAMDLDSNQQPSPPIKVEADVEMQDSGSLNDESSFESRTASSAAMASISQTDGYRTPPTPQSPRPMERSTPSPRRARSQPRQRLAPSVELEAVVSCTSDGLVVILRRARPQIPNLHPPLVPSHFDNGLFAAPWGQQPIQPQCPPEVLYNFRPPLLPQHMPLRENVKAAGGPPIDQLMRSIRDVAVFAWALVGINGNLASYSHGQPMGESQPPDGLPVWDPAAAQTSYQGPENQAAQRWARERQQQGVQFMRRDSLSTGYHADGPGSRNTSGMGYENYSLNGYGNRGNQWYSQPSAFQQSQEALAQDYCYREQMDPRATAPSDYMGTTLPPLNGWSDVHQRLGSSQIPSTLAEDPQHHRYRWY